The Primulina eburnea isolate SZY01 chromosome 12, ASM2296580v1, whole genome shotgun sequence genome includes the window GCAGTGTTTTTGTTCATTGTTTCTTTATGACCTTGTAGCTCGAGTTCCAGTTCCATACATTTCAGTTTCACAAACTCCGAGAAGAATTTTACCAAGATAATCTCATTAATTCTTGAAAATAAATATGGAGAAAGCTCAATATTTCGCATTTCGAAATCTCTTTCTTTCACTAATATTACAAGGGAAAAATGGAATATACCTCCGCAAAAACCAAACACCACCATTTCAACTGTGGATAAAAAAATAACTacaaaataaaaactgaaattagAACAAGTCCAACCAACGTCACCATGTAAAATTACCAATTCATAATCGTACAAAAAAAAACAGAACTTTTCCCTGCCCagaataaaaaaacaaatcacAACGAACCTGCaaataaatttcaaaaccaCAACACAAATTGTTCAAAAAAGGTCATAGTTGCTAATTTTCATTAACAAAATCACATTTACCAGAGTTCGGCGGCTTGGCATAGATTTGAGGGACTGGCTCCGGAGTTGAAAGGTGCGAAGCTCCGTTGGGAACTGAAGAGAGGTCAAGTGCGGAAGCTTTGAAATCGTCGATGTTGAAGAAAACGATGTTTTAACGACGGTTCTGGGGACTGCGGGCGCCGCAAAAATTGCCATTTTACGCTGTTTTGCAGAGGGAAACGGGATACACAGAGGAATCGATTTCTTAGGAGATAATTTGATACTGTGATATTAGTGGCAAAGAAAACTTCGAAAAAAAAACGTGTGAAATGGAAAACTTCGAAAAAAAAAACGTGTGAAATTGAAAACATCGACATATGATATATCATTAACACTAcgaaaatttaaatttcattcaCTGTTTTGCTAAAGTAAAATTTCAACTATAAGTTATTCTAAtaaattgaaatcaatttattttcatgatataaTAATAGATGTAATCTGATATGGAAGAAAATGatatgaaaattattattttgatcaAAGGAAGAGTTTTGTTATAAATTCGAGAGGTCGTCCCAGAAGATTTATCTCGAATAATTCGCTATAAACCAGTGCCAAGACATTGTGTTTAGTGGTAGTGCTAATCTCAAGTAAAATGTAAAAATGTGACTgctacaaaaataaaattcaagtaTGTCATTAAATCTAACGTTTAACTGagtaatatataaatataaaacccACAAATTCCGATTCAACAGAAAGATAACAAATCGAGTTGGAAAACTTGGCTCTGAAATTACTTCGAAGAGAGGAGCTAGCAGATTTATAACATAGAAAACATCGACAGAGGAGCCAGTTCTTGTAAAAAAATGGAACTACAATACTATATAGATGGCAGTTGCACGCATGCTGAAGGTAATCCATACCGACTTTTAAACGCATGAATGTCGATTACATAAAATCGTGAAATGTGATTAAAAAATATCATGGGAGCTTGAAGGTGAAACTTCTTGAGCAAATCCGTCAAAATAATTAACAAAGAAGCAAAACAAACAAGAAAAATGAAATGAATTGCTAGCAAGAGGTGACTATTTACAGCGTAATGGAGTATATGACTACTGCAAGAAATTCAAGAACCACCACATGGTAGGCAACACAGTCTTCCAATCTGAACGAAAATCCGCTGCAGCGGACTTGGAGTTTCATCCTTATCTGAATGTGGTGGTGATGGCATTGGAAGCTCAGGTGGTAAATGACGATGAAATGCATCGACTGCGGCTCCAACACCATCTTCGTTCTGGATATGTAGTGCTAATTCCATCACTCGTGATTTTACCTGGAGATGATTTTTCAGCATTAAAAGAGATTGCTTTGACAATATGTAATACAGCAACCCTCACGTCCTACTAGCTCATGGCCAATGGTATTAAACAGGTCTATTTGATCAGATGTGTTTTGGAAACAATGGTTGCCGTTTAAACGGTTCTACACTGTGACAATGTTGTACTGAGCGCTTGCTGCTACATTCCAAAAGTTACTGGTATTAATTATGAGTAGCCTACTCAACCGTGTATCAATTTAAATGTGACATCGCCACAAAATTAGTCGCAGAGGACAATGACCATAGGAAGTAAATTCTAATAATCCCTCTTATGTCGAACATAGAATGTTCGGGTAATTTCCAAGCCTTGGCAGAGAAACTAACGTGCACAATGAGATTCAATATTTTATGCTCCACTTATGCCATAACATTTTAGGTATTGATTAAGTTAATACGTACCTCTGGTTGGAGCATGAATTGTATAGCTTCTGAAAGAGATTCAACACAAAGCTGTGAAATAGGAATTGGTGCAGGTCCCAATCCTTTCTGATAGACTCTTTCTCCCCAGAAAAACTGGTCTCCAAAAAACGGAACTATGGTTGTAGGACACTGCATATCAATAAACTCGTTCCATGTTTATGCTGTCTAATGGCTCAGTAAAATTCAAACCTTTATATCGATAAGTCGTATGCACATCTGTATTCATGGTAATGGAGTACAGAAATGTGGGTATTTTACTTGAGGGCATATGCAGAATCATTAATTAATCAAAACACATATGGTCATTTTAATCTCTGGCTTACCCCTGCTTGTAGTCCAGTGGCTGTGGTTCCAGCTCCGCCATGATGAACCTAAAAAATGCAATGTTATTCTTCATGAGTGCAACAGGATATAATGAATAGAGTTCTTTCTATGAAAAATCTATACTCGAACATTTTTCTAAATTTACAACAGCGATAATCAATTGATGTTAAAGCGACTATTTCAAACTACCCttccaaaaaacaaaaaaagataTAAACACAAATGCAGCTTCGAATCTGGACTAACCACAGCTGAACACTGAGGAAACAACCAATCATGAGGGCAGTCCACAAGAAGGAAAACATTGTCCGGGATATTTTCATCTGCACTAGAAAGAAAGTGTAAATAATGTTACTGAGAAGAACAGTGTGCTCGAGCACGAGTATGTTACATTTTAAaggttatattatataattgtgCAGATTTATATTCTCAAATTATGCTCAAATACAAGGTAGGATGATCACAAGCCAACTATTCGTGATAAAATTTCAACCCATTTATCAGATGTACACAGTACACTGACTCCGTGAACATATGACATCACTAGAGTACCAATAAAATGCAAAATGATAAAGTCATATAACAGATGAAAGAAACATACGAGTACCAAGGTTGCCCCACCCTCGATCGATTATTCCTCTCTGCCCTGTATTCTTCAATGCCTCCAAGATAATAACCGTCGTTTTCTTTGAATCCTCAAGAGGCTAATCAAACAATCAAAGTTGACGCATAAAGGATCCCATAACAGAATATGAAACATTCTCATTTAACCATCATACCATGCTTCCAAAGCCAATATAAATTGGTTCATCGCCTTTTTTTATCCACTGAAGAAATTCTTgagttggttcatattttgaTCCAAGATTTATAAAACAGTAGCCAACAACATCAACCAGGGGACCCCAGTCTGCATTTTAGAAAAAGAAATATCAGTTGTAATGGATCACCattgaaatataaatatatctAGAACCCATAGTTTATACCACGAAACCTAACTATGAAAAGTAGAACAGCGATATTTTACCAAATGAAAAAGGcaaaatacttggatgatttgaAAATCTCAAAGATATCAATTATACTAATCAACATATAATGTAAAGATCAATGACTGATTAAATAATACCAGCAGAGGAAAATGCTTACCATTTGGCTTGGGGACGACATTGGGACTCCACATGTAGCCTGTTGGAAGATGAGAAATCGAACCATGGTACGTGCTGAAGTATGCAATAGGGGCGAGCTTAAGCTTATTTTTCCTAAAGTCATTAATATAGCTTCTTATGCCCCACCATATCAGTAAATCCACAAGAATATATGATAGCTGGATCAATCAAGAAATACGAGGTCTACATTTATCATGAAATTCAGTAAATTTATCCAAATTAAAGAAGAGCATCTCATGAAATTGAAACATACCCAGTATGCTGCACTCTGAGGTACTCTTGCCAATGGATGAGGGAATGCATATGTTGGCCTGAGAATAAATTACACGTGTAAATATTTTTTCCcttttattttttcttataAGTAAGATTCAATTtgttagaaagataagacaggAATAGAGATCAGGCAAAAATATATAAACTTACGTCCAAGGCATCGTGAAGAAGATGTGCAGGGGAACGCCAAGAGCCTCAGCCACATGTGCATGTCCTGATAACCAAAAAACCTCATATGTTTAAGATGAACTAAAAAGAAACAGTTTGGCTTTTGAATGTATATTTATCAAATAAGTTTTTAAAGGATAGAGAAAGCTCCCAAATGCTTTTAGTTTAAAACTAACCATATGCAGGTGGGTTTGCTATAATTGCCTGAGCCCTGAATGGCTCACCCGTCACTGGATCAGGTTCTGTGCACGCTGGAAGGAGAGATTCAATGATGGCCTTTATTTGTTTCCGTTGCATGGTAATTTCTCCTGGACCAGATGGAATAAGACCTTTATTTCTTGCCATATCTG containing:
- the LOC140807201 gene encoding sterol 3-beta-glucosyltransferase UGT80B1-like isoform X3, coding for MIERRGSPRPDLKLDRLSEHEKKKLIVNLVKIQSDGTVEVDLTKGAHEASELLDLQPDEAFPCTTDYIMTGYDKPIPKLNIALLIVGTRGDVQPFLAIARRLQEYGHHVRLATHSNFSGFVKLAGVGFYPLGGDPHVLAGYMARNKGLIPSGPGEITMQRKQIKAIIESLLPACTEPDPVTGEPFRAQAIIANPPAYGHAHVAEALGVPLHIFFTMPWTPTYAFPHPLARVPQSAAYWLSYILVDLLIWWGIRSYINDFRKNKLKLAPIAYFSTYHGSISHLPTGYMWSPNVVPKPNDWGPLVDVVGYCFINLGSKYEPTQEFLQWIKKGDEPIYIGFGSMPLEDSKKTTVIILEALKNTGQRGIIDRGWGNLGTHENIPDNVFLLVDCPHDWLFPQCSAVVHHGGAGTTATGLQAGCPTTIVPFFGDQFFWGERVYQKGLGPAPIPISQLCVESLSEAIQFMLQPEVKSRVMELALHIQNEDGVGAAVDAFHRHLPPELPMPSPPHSDKDETPSPLQRIFVQIGRLCCLPCGGS
- the LOC140807201 gene encoding sterol 3-beta-glucosyltransferase UGT80B1-like isoform X1; translated protein: MNGNGIDKMPSVLENKAENNLKILMGVGRVYGYDTPIHKNKFPEKELNRGVLTGTGTGTGTVTMTEDSPMEVTRISPNELSSVDPDLAYQKKKTVFASDDESLTEQFDLCTALKQNQGRTSLLESSPVDEVSPSKDFSSGSLPRARRDLDYCITAPVQRTLFLDSQEATISKSMIERRGSPRPDLKLDRLSEHEKKKLIVNLVKIQSDGTVEVDLTKGAHEASELLDLQPDEAFPCTTDYIMTGYDKPIPKLNIALLIVGTRGDVQPFLAIARRLQEYGHHVRLATHSNFSGFVKLAGVGFYPLGGDPHVLAGYMARNKGLIPSGPGEITMQRKQIKAIIESLLPACTEPDPVTGEPFRAQAIIANPPAYGHAHVAEALGVPLHIFFTMPWTPTYAFPHPLARVPQSAAYWLSYILVDLLIWWGIRSYINDFRKNKLKLAPIAYFSTYHGSISHLPTGYMWSPNVVPKPNDWGPLVDVVGYCFINLGSKYEPTQEFLQWIKKGDEPIYIGFGSMPLEDSKKTTVIILEALKNTGQRGIIDRGWGNLGTHENIPDNVFLLVDCPHDWLFPQCSAVVHHGGAGTTATGLQAGCPTTIVPFFGDQFFWGERVYQKGLGPAPIPISQLCVESLSEAIQFMLQPEVKSRVMELALHIQNEDGVGAAVDAFHRHLPPELPMPSPPHSDKDETPSPLQRIFVQIGRLCCLPCGGS